The following proteins come from a genomic window of Flavobacterium crocinum:
- a CDS encoding formylglycine-generating enzyme family protein translates to MKKYIFILTLFFSVFSVMKAQEKGMAFIKEGSFVPLYGAVSKNPVVVKSFYIDVYPVTNSQFLEFVKKNPSYRKSKIKGIFADKSYLSYWINDFDFGNAKPNSPVTSVSWFAAKKYCECEGKRLATMDEWEYVAMADTKKIDARTKKEFNEYILSWYEKSRTYENEIGKTFKNYWGVYDMHGLVWEWTSDFNSIFLSGESRKDKSSDKNLFCGGASVNASDLMDYAAFMRYAFRGSLKAQYSTRNLGFRCASTTKPKI, encoded by the coding sequence ATGAAAAAATACATTTTCATACTAACTCTCTTTTTCTCTGTGTTTAGTGTCATGAAAGCGCAGGAAAAAGGAATGGCTTTCATTAAAGAGGGATCTTTTGTCCCTCTTTATGGAGCTGTTTCCAAAAATCCTGTAGTTGTGAAGTCATTTTATATAGATGTTTATCCTGTAACTAACAGTCAGTTTTTAGAGTTTGTCAAAAAAAATCCTTCCTATCGAAAATCAAAAATAAAAGGAATTTTTGCTGACAAAAGTTATCTCTCTTATTGGATAAACGATTTTGATTTTGGAAACGCAAAACCAAATTCGCCAGTTACAAGTGTTTCTTGGTTTGCTGCTAAAAAATACTGTGAATGTGAAGGCAAACGATTAGCCACAATGGACGAATGGGAATATGTAGCAATGGCCGACACCAAAAAAATAGATGCCCGAACCAAAAAAGAATTCAACGAATATATTTTATCCTGGTACGAGAAATCGAGAACTTACGAAAATGAAATTGGTAAAACATTCAAGAATTATTGGGGCGTTTATGATATGCACGGTTTAGTCTGGGAATGGACATCTGATTTCAACAGTATTTTTTTATCTGGCGAATCCAGAAAAGATAAAAGCAGCGATAAAAACCTTTTCTGTGGAGGCGCCTCAGTTAATGCATCCGATTTAATGGATTATGCCGCTTTTATGCGATACGCCTTCAGAGGAAGTTTGAAAGCACAATATTCTACAAGAAATCTTGGCTTTAGATGCGCAAGCACAACAAAACCAAAAATCTAA
- a CDS encoding aminotransferase class I/II-fold pyridoxal phosphate-dependent enzyme: MVKDLFERIQDNKGPLGKWASQAEGYYVFPKLEGELGPRMQFHGKNILNWSLNDYLGLANHPEVRQADTDAAIQFGAAYPMGARMMSGHTTYHEQLENELAEFVMKESAYLLNFGYQGMVSIIDALVTKNDIIVYDVDSHACIIDGVRLHMGKRFTYKHNDLESMEKNLQRATKMAEETGGGILFITEGVFGMRGQQGKLKEIVALKQKYNFRLLVDDAHGFGTLGKTGAGAGEEQGVQDQIDVYFSTFAKSMANIGAFVAANKTVIDYLKYNLRSQMFAKALPMIQTIGSLKRLELLRQSSAIKDKLWENVNALQSGLKEKGFNIGDTNTCITPVYLEGSIPEAMVMVNDLRENYGIFLSIVVYPVIPKGIILLRMIPTASHTLSDIEETLTAFEAIREKLTNGTYKEIAERTTVDVS, translated from the coding sequence ATGGTAAAAGATTTATTCGAAAGAATTCAGGACAATAAAGGACCTTTAGGAAAATGGGCTTCTCAGGCAGAAGGTTATTATGTTTTCCCAAAGTTAGAAGGAGAGTTGGGTCCAAGAATGCAATTTCACGGAAAAAATATTTTAAACTGGAGTTTAAATGATTATTTAGGTTTAGCAAATCATCCTGAAGTTCGTCAGGCAGATACAGATGCGGCAATTCAGTTTGGTGCAGCTTATCCAATGGGAGCTCGTATGATGTCTGGACACACTACGTATCACGAACAATTAGAAAATGAATTGGCTGAGTTCGTAATGAAAGAATCTGCTTATTTATTGAATTTTGGTTACCAGGGAATGGTGTCTATCATTGATGCTTTGGTTACTAAAAATGATATTATTGTTTATGATGTTGATTCACATGCCTGTATCATTGATGGTGTTCGTTTGCACATGGGTAAACGTTTCACATACAAACACAATGATTTGGAAAGTATGGAGAAAAACTTGCAGCGTGCTACTAAAATGGCTGAAGAAACCGGAGGAGGAATTTTATTCATCACTGAAGGGGTTTTCGGAATGCGTGGTCAGCAAGGAAAATTAAAAGAAATTGTTGCTTTAAAACAAAAATACAATTTCAGATTATTAGTTGATGATGCACACGGTTTTGGAACACTTGGTAAAACAGGAGCCGGAGCAGGTGAGGAGCAGGGAGTTCAGGATCAAATTGATGTTTACTTTTCTACTTTTGCAAAATCTATGGCTAATATTGGTGCTTTCGTAGCAGCTAATAAAACAGTTATTGATTACTTAAAATACAATTTACGTTCTCAAATGTTTGCAAAAGCATTACCAATGATTCAGACAATCGGTTCATTGAAACGTTTAGAATTATTGCGTCAGTCTTCTGCAATTAAAGATAAACTTTGGGAAAATGTAAATGCATTACAAAGCGGTCTTAAAGAAAAAGGATTCAATATTGGAGATACTAATACTTGTATTACACCGGTTTACCTGGAAGGAAGTATTCCTGAAGCTATGGTAATGGTAAACGATTTAAGAGAAAACTATGGTATTTTCCTTTCTATTGTTGTATATCCTGTTATTCCAAAAGGAATTATTTTATTACGAATGATTCCAACAGCTTCTCATACATTATCAGATATCGAAGAGACATTAACAGCTTTTGAAGCAATTCGTGAGAAATTAACAAACGGAACTTACAAAGAAATTGCAGAACGTACAACAGTAGACGTTTCGTAA
- the ric gene encoding iron-sulfur cluster repair di-iron protein, with amino-acid sequence MENLKNKTIGSFVAEDFRTAAVFSKYRIDFCCKGNRTVTEVCEKQNIDADTLLENVLQITQSENNGSIDFNSWPLDLLADYIEKTHHRYVEEKTNVLLPFLDKLCKVHGANHPELFKINELFIGCAGELSQHMKKEELILFPFVKRMIKTKESDGILHQPSFGTVSNPIAMMMHEHDNEGERFRAIAELTNNYTPPADACTTYRVTFAMLKEFEADLHKHIHLENNILFPKAVVLEKDFVEAE; translated from the coding sequence ATGGAAAATTTAAAAAACAAAACAATAGGATCGTTTGTGGCTGAGGATTTTAGAACTGCTGCCGTTTTCTCCAAATACAGAATAGATTTTTGTTGTAAAGGAAACCGAACTGTAACAGAAGTCTGTGAAAAACAAAATATCGATGCCGATACTTTATTGGAGAATGTTCTGCAAATTACACAATCAGAAAACAACGGAAGCATCGATTTTAATTCCTGGCCTTTAGATTTACTGGCAGATTATATTGAGAAAACGCATCATCGTTATGTAGAAGAAAAAACGAATGTTTTATTGCCGTTTTTAGATAAATTGTGCAAAGTTCATGGAGCCAATCATCCTGAATTATTCAAGATTAATGAATTATTTATTGGCTGTGCGGGTGAATTGTCACAGCACATGAAAAAAGAAGAATTGATATTGTTTCCTTTTGTAAAAAGAATGATAAAAACGAAAGAATCAGACGGGATTTTACACCAGCCTTCTTTCGGAACCGTTTCAAATCCGATTGCGATGATGATGCACGAACACGATAATGAAGGCGAACGTTTTAGAGCAATTGCCGAATTGACCAATAATTACACGCCACCAGCAGACGCTTGTACGACTTACAGAGTGACTTTTGCGATGTTGAAAGAGTTTGAGGCAGATTTACACAAACACATTCATTTGGAAAATAACATCTTATTTCCAAAAGCAGTCGTTTTAGAAAAAGACTTTGTTGAAGCAGAATAA
- the nirK gene encoding copper-containing nitrite reductase, whose translation MLLLLGSCKKEEAHNYADIMTEGEMEAELTSPPHVPKPVGNRTAMKLKLNMEIKEQEGTMTDGVKYTYWTFGGSVPGSFIRTRVGDEVEFHLKNHPDNKLPHNIDLHAVTGPGGGATSSLVAPGHEKVFSFKVINPGLYVYHCATAPVGMHIANGMYGLILVEPEGGLPTVDKEYYVMQGDFYTQGEYGAKGLQPFDMNKAVKETPDYVVFNGKVGSLTNGNELTAKVGETVRLFVGNGGPNLVSSFHVIGEIFDNVHVEGGSMVNKNVQTTLIPAGGAAIVDFKVETPGTFILVDHSIFRAFNKGALGMLKVEGKENKNIYSGTIQEGIYLPEGGTIQKMPGGPTAKTTIPKRTVTEKINIGKEIFGTTCFACHQSEGQGIPSTFPPLAKSDYLNADSKRAIKTILHGLTGEVTVNGKKYNNVMPSQNLSDDEIANVLTYIYNSWGNNKTEVTPEMVKALR comes from the coding sequence ATGCTTCTTTTATTAGGAAGCTGCAAAAAAGAGGAAGCACATAATTACGCCGATATTATGACTGAAGGCGAAATGGAAGCTGAGCTTACATCGCCTCCTCATGTTCCAAAACCAGTTGGAAACAGAACCGCCATGAAATTGAAATTAAACATGGAAATCAAGGAACAGGAAGGCACTATGACCGATGGTGTAAAATATACATATTGGACATTTGGAGGTTCTGTTCCCGGAAGTTTTATCAGAACGCGTGTTGGCGACGAAGTTGAATTTCACTTAAAAAACCATCCTGACAATAAACTGCCTCACAACATCGATTTACATGCTGTAACTGGTCCAGGTGGTGGAGCGACTTCTTCTCTCGTAGCGCCGGGACATGAAAAAGTTTTTAGCTTTAAAGTAATCAATCCCGGATTGTATGTATATCACTGCGCTACAGCTCCTGTTGGGATGCACATTGCAAATGGTATGTACGGCTTGATTTTGGTTGAACCAGAAGGCGGACTTCCTACTGTCGATAAAGAATACTATGTAATGCAGGGCGATTTTTACACTCAGGGTGAATATGGAGCCAAAGGTCTTCAGCCGTTTGACATGAACAAAGCAGTAAAAGAAACACCTGATTATGTTGTATTTAACGGAAAAGTAGGTTCGTTAACAAACGGAAATGAATTAACTGCAAAAGTTGGTGAAACGGTTCGTTTATTTGTTGGAAACGGCGGTCCAAATTTAGTTTCTTCTTTCCATGTAATTGGTGAAATATTTGACAATGTACACGTTGAAGGCGGAAGCATGGTTAACAAAAATGTACAAACGACTCTTATTCCTGCCGGCGGTGCTGCAATTGTCGATTTTAAAGTAGAAACTCCCGGAACTTTTATTTTGGTAGATCATTCTATTTTCAGAGCATTTAATAAAGGGGCATTGGGAATGTTGAAAGTAGAAGGAAAAGAGAACAAAAACATTTATTCCGGAACCATTCAGGAAGGTATTTATCTGCCTGAAGGCGGAACGATTCAGAAAATGCCCGGTGGACCAACTGCAAAAACTACAATTCCAAAACGAACAGTTACCGAGAAAATTAATATTGGTAAAGAAATTTTTGGAACTACTTGTTTCGCCTGTCATCAATCTGAAGGGCAAGGAATTCCGAGTACTTTTCCTCCTTTGGCAAAATCAGATTATCTAAATGCCGATTCTAAACGTGCTATTAAAACAATTCTGCATGGTTTAACCGGAGAAGTAACCGTTAATGGCAAAAAATACAACAACGTTATGCCTTCCCAGAATTTATCTGATGATGAAATCGCAAATGTACTGACCTACATTTATAACAGCTGGGGAAATAATAAAACAGAAGTTACACCAGAAATGGTAAAAGCATTAAGATAA
- a CDS encoding SCO family protein, whose translation MKKITIVFLALALSFYSCKKADIKAENKAETTKEISDLSIYNLPSKWTTQDGNNIELKSLRGNVLVMVMIYTSCKAACPRLVADMRDIESKLNKKYKQNVKLILVSIDPKTDTPERLKSFAIENQMNQAPWIFLRSTEENTREFAAVLAVNYKKISPIDFSHSNIISVFNPEGELIFQQEGLGVNNEKTIEVINQEAGKI comes from the coding sequence ATGAAAAAAATAACAATTGTATTTCTTGCTCTTGCCTTATCTTTTTACAGTTGTAAAAAGGCCGACATAAAAGCAGAAAACAAAGCAGAAACAACAAAAGAAATCAGTGATTTATCTATTTACAATCTGCCTTCAAAATGGACAACTCAAGATGGAAATAATATTGAGTTAAAATCACTCAGAGGAAATGTTCTCGTAATGGTAATGATTTACACAAGCTGTAAAGCTGCATGTCCAAGATTAGTTGCCGATATGCGTGACATTGAATCCAAATTGAATAAAAAGTACAAACAAAATGTAAAATTAATCCTGGTAAGTATAGACCCAAAAACAGATACGCCTGAAAGATTAAAATCTTTTGCGATTGAAAATCAAATGAATCAGGCTCCGTGGATTTTCCTTCGTTCAACAGAAGAAAACACACGTGAGTTTGCAGCAGTTTTGGCTGTTAATTATAAAAAAATATCTCCTATTGATTTTTCGCATTCGAATATTATCAGTGTGTTTAATCCCGAAGGAGAATTGATTTTTCAGCAGGAAGGTTTGGGTGTAAATAATGAAAAAACTATCGAAGTAATAAATCAGGAAGCAGGGAAAATTTAG
- a CDS encoding GTP cyclohydrolase, with protein MITIKEAKSKKELTEYIKFPFSVYKDNPYWVPPIISDELESFDKTKNPAFDNAEAYFYLAYKDNKIVGRITAIINWSEVNNQHKRKVRFGWFDVIDDIEVTKALLEKVYELGRKHNLEHAEGPMGFSNLDKVGLLTEGYDQVGTMITWYNHPYYVTHLEQLGFQVEKQYIESIFPFSNVKPEFFQKATILIKKRYELKALTFTKTKDIMPHVDKMFDLFNETYANLASFVAISDVQKEYFKKKYISFINPEYIKFIVDKDDKLVAFSIVMPSFTEALQKIKGKLFPFGFLQLLKARKHSKDVVFYLIGVHPEYQNKGVTAIIFDEYYKTFSEKGIQNCIRTPELLENNAIHLLWKNFDPIIHCQRKTYLKNL; from the coding sequence ATGATTACAATTAAAGAAGCCAAAAGCAAAAAAGAATTAACCGAATACATTAAATTCCCTTTCTCTGTATATAAGGACAATCCGTATTGGGTACCGCCAATCATTTCAGATGAATTGGAATCTTTTGACAAAACAAAAAATCCTGCTTTTGACAATGCTGAAGCATACTTTTATCTGGCATACAAAGACAATAAAATTGTTGGACGTATTACTGCAATTATCAACTGGTCTGAAGTTAACAATCAGCATAAGAGAAAAGTCCGTTTTGGATGGTTTGATGTAATTGATGATATTGAAGTTACCAAAGCTCTATTAGAAAAAGTGTATGAATTAGGAAGAAAACATAATTTAGAACACGCCGAAGGTCCAATGGGATTCTCTAATCTGGATAAAGTGGGTCTTTTAACAGAAGGTTACGATCAGGTTGGAACCATGATTACCTGGTACAATCATCCTTATTATGTAACACATTTAGAACAGTTAGGATTTCAGGTAGAAAAACAATATATCGAAAGTATATTTCCATTTTCGAATGTAAAACCTGAGTTTTTCCAAAAAGCGACAATTTTAATAAAGAAACGTTATGAACTTAAGGCTCTTACTTTTACTAAAACAAAAGATATTATGCCTCATGTAGACAAAATGTTTGATTTATTTAATGAAACGTACGCAAACCTGGCTTCGTTTGTCGCTATTTCGGATGTTCAGAAAGAATATTTTAAAAAGAAGTACATTAGCTTTATTAACCCTGAATACATCAAATTTATCGTAGATAAGGATGATAAATTAGTTGCTTTCAGCATTGTAATGCCCAGTTTCACAGAAGCTTTACAAAAAATAAAAGGAAAATTATTTCCGTTTGGCTTTTTACAATTATTGAAAGCCAGAAAACACAGTAAAGACGTTGTTTTTTACCTCATCGGAGTTCATCCCGAATATCAAAACAAAGGGGTTACAGCAATTATTTTTGATGAATATTATAAAACGTTTTCTGAAAAAGGAATTCAAAACTGCATTAGAACACCGGAGCTATTAGAGAACAACGCGATTCATTTACTTTGGAAAAACTTTGACCCAATTATTCATTGTCAGAGAAAAACTTATTTGAAGAATCTTTAA
- a CDS encoding nitric-oxide reductase large subunit, with the protein MKREKKLWIVFALVMSISFAVLGYYGYEIYQQAPPVPKEIVSDSGKVIFSESEIKDGQNIWQSIGGQEVGSIWGHGAYVAPDWTADWLHREAVFILDIYAQKDFNKKYAELDAEKQSALKVRLQQDLRTNRYNSETGVLTISENRVAAIENLSQYYKGLFTNDPQFDKLRSDYAIPKNSITDVERMHKMNAFFFWATWATVTNRPDNNISYTHNWPSDELVGNTATTELLAWSGVSIILLILSVGILVFYHAKSGEEEEFPLPKEDPIIKHGKTKSMGLVVKYFWIVSLLMVLQMVFGIITAHYGVEGNGLYGIPIDQILPYAVTRTWHTQLAIFWIATAWLATGLYIAPAVSGKDPKFQCFGINFLFVALLIIVLGSMAGQWFGVMQKLNLVQNFWFGHQGYEYVDLGRFWQIFLLVGLFLWLALMIRPLLPVLKKKTEEKNLIILFLVSCTAIAMFYGAGLMWGRQTNLAIAEYWRWWVVHLWVEGFFEVFATVVIAFLFVRLGLLKTKTATLNVLFATIIFMSGGILGTFHHLYFSGTPTAIMALGATFSALEVVPLTLIGFEAYQNYKLSKSTQWIADYKWPIYFMISVAFWNFLGAGIFGFIINPPIALYYVQGLNTTPLHGHTALFGVYGMLGIGLVLFVLRSLYRNVSWNNKLLKITFWSLNIGLFLMAILSLLPIGVWQAIESINHGMWYARSSELMQQPAMITLKWLRAIGDSIFGIGFITMAWFVFELTLKNKK; encoded by the coding sequence ATGAAAAGAGAAAAAAAATTATGGATTGTTTTTGCATTGGTAATGAGTATCTCATTTGCAGTGCTGGGCTATTATGGATATGAAATTTATCAGCAGGCACCTCCGGTTCCTAAAGAGATTGTTTCAGATTCCGGAAAAGTTATTTTTAGCGAAAGCGAAATTAAAGACGGACAAAATATCTGGCAGAGTATAGGAGGCCAGGAAGTGGGATCGATCTGGGGACATGGTGCTTATGTGGCCCCGGACTGGACCGCTGATTGGCTGCACAGAGAAGCTGTTTTTATACTGGATATTTATGCACAAAAAGATTTTAATAAAAAGTATGCCGAATTAGATGCTGAAAAACAGTCGGCTTTGAAAGTTAGATTGCAGCAAGATTTAAGAACAAATCGATACAATTCTGAAACTGGAGTGCTCACAATTTCTGAAAATCGAGTTGCTGCAATAGAAAATTTAAGCCAATACTATAAAGGTCTTTTTACAAATGATCCTCAATTTGATAAACTGAGAAGCGACTATGCGATTCCGAAAAATTCTATCACAGATGTTGAAAGAATGCATAAAATGAATGCGTTTTTCTTTTGGGCAACCTGGGCTACAGTTACGAATCGTCCAGATAATAACATTTCGTATACACACAACTGGCCATCAGACGAATTGGTTGGAAATACGGCAACAACTGAACTTTTGGCCTGGTCTGGAGTAAGTATTATTTTGTTGATTTTAAGTGTCGGCATCTTAGTTTTTTATCATGCAAAATCAGGTGAAGAAGAAGAATTTCCGCTTCCAAAAGAAGATCCGATTATCAAGCATGGCAAAACAAAATCAATGGGTTTGGTTGTCAAATACTTTTGGATTGTGAGTTTATTGATGGTTCTGCAAATGGTTTTCGGAATCATAACGGCGCATTACGGTGTCGAAGGAAATGGTTTGTACGGAATTCCAATTGATCAGATTTTACCTTATGCTGTTACGCGTACTTGGCACACACAATTGGCCATTTTCTGGATTGCAACGGCTTGGCTGGCAACGGGATTATATATTGCTCCGGCAGTTTCGGGCAAAGACCCTAAATTTCAATGTTTTGGAATTAACTTTTTGTTTGTCGCTTTACTAATTATTGTTTTAGGTTCAATGGCTGGACAATGGTTTGGTGTAATGCAGAAACTGAATTTAGTTCAAAATTTCTGGTTTGGACATCAAGGTTACGAATATGTTGATTTGGGTCGTTTCTGGCAGATTTTTCTTTTAGTGGGATTGTTTTTATGGCTGGCATTAATGATCCGTCCATTACTTCCGGTTTTGAAGAAAAAAACAGAAGAGAAAAACTTAATCATTTTGTTCCTGGTTTCTTGTACTGCCATTGCCATGTTCTACGGAGCGGGATTAATGTGGGGAAGACAAACCAATTTAGCCATCGCAGAATATTGGAGATGGTGGGTTGTGCATCTTTGGGTGGAAGGTTTCTTTGAAGTATTTGCAACGGTTGTAATTGCGTTTTTGTTTGTTCGTTTGGGATTATTAAAAACGAAAACTGCAACTTTAAATGTTCTTTTTGCGACGATTATTTTCATGTCTGGAGGAATTTTAGGGACATTCCATCATTTGTATTTCTCGGGAACACCAACGGCGATTATGGCACTTGGAGCTACTTTCAGTGCTTTAGAAGTTGTGCCTTTAACTTTAATCGGATTTGAAGCCTATCAAAACTATAAACTCTCAAAATCAACACAATGGATTGCCGATTACAAATGGCCAATCTACTTTATGATTTCTGTAGCTTTTTGGAATTTCCTCGGAGCGGGAATCTTTGGATTCATCATTAATCCGCCAATTGCATTGTACTATGTTCAGGGATTAAATACAACACCTTTACACGGGCATACCGCTTTATTTGGAGTGTACGGAATGCTTGGAATTGGTTTGGTATTATTTGTATTGAGAAGCTTATATCGAAACGTAAGCTGGAATAATAAACTGCTTAAAATTACTTTCTGGTCTTTAAATATTGGTTTATTCCTGATGGCAATTCTGAGTTTGCTTCCTATCGGAGTTTGGCAGGCAATTGAAAGCATCAATCACGGAATGTGGTACGCTCGTTCATCAGAATTAATGCAACAACCAGCAATGATTACGCTGAAATGGCTTCGTGCCATTGGAGACTCAATCTTCGGAATCGGATTTATTACAATGGCCTGGTTTGTATTTGAACTGACATTAAAAAACAAAAAATAA
- a CDS encoding cbb3-type cytochrome c oxidase subunit I, with product MNSQKTWILCCFFNFLIACVFGLLMRFIYLFPLDFLNYSFLLHAHSHVAMLGWVYMIVYVLVVHFFIPKEKRQKPIYNRLFWLTEFSVIGMMIAFPIQGYALFSIIFSTIHILLSYVFCRLVWKDCSKDKSPSKRLLLVSILFMILSTCSVWCLGPAVSMLGKQSTFYQIAIQFFLHFQFNGWFVLAILALFLKQFQNKIDEVKFKKFYLLIIISTLLTVTFPIRWFVENNVLNYINGLGVLIQLVAFLYFYKMLKPQISHFKSNLDKTTKMVYSLALCSLILKIGIQLLTIFPNLAEVSHQIRNFVIGFIHLTTLGIITGFLFGILLQNKILSVNSSILKIGVKCFIFGYIFTEILLFLQGWFLFFEEGTIPGYFQSILILSILLVLGLVLMMVSVINFRSNNSRK from the coding sequence ATGAATTCTCAAAAAACCTGGATACTCTGCTGTTTTTTTAATTTTCTGATTGCGTGCGTTTTCGGATTATTAATGCGGTTTATATATTTGTTTCCATTAGATTTTTTAAACTATAGTTTTTTGCTTCATGCGCATTCTCATGTTGCTATGTTAGGCTGGGTTTATATGATTGTTTATGTTTTGGTCGTTCATTTTTTTATTCCGAAAGAAAAAAGACAGAAACCGATTTACAATCGTTTATTCTGGCTGACAGAATTTTCAGTTATAGGAATGATGATTGCTTTTCCAATTCAGGGATATGCTTTGTTTTCGATCATATTTTCAACGATACATATTTTGCTGAGTTATGTTTTTTGCCGTTTGGTTTGGAAAGATTGTTCTAAAGATAAATCTCCATCGAAAAGACTTTTATTGGTTTCCATTTTATTTATGATTTTATCGACATGTAGTGTCTGGTGTCTTGGTCCGGCCGTAAGTATGTTAGGAAAACAAAGTACTTTTTATCAGATTGCGATTCAGTTTTTCCTTCATTTTCAATTTAATGGCTGGTTTGTATTGGCGATTTTAGCTTTATTTTTAAAACAATTTCAAAATAAAATCGATGAAGTGAAATTTAAGAAGTTTTATTTGCTAATAATTATTTCTACATTATTAACGGTTACTTTCCCAATACGGTGGTTTGTCGAAAATAATGTTTTGAATTATATCAATGGTTTAGGAGTTTTGATTCAATTAGTAGCTTTTCTCTATTTTTATAAAATGCTAAAACCTCAAATTAGTCATTTTAAAAGTAATTTAGATAAAACCACAAAAATGGTTTATAGTCTGGCATTGTGCTCTTTGATTTTGAAAATCGGAATTCAATTGCTTACTATTTTTCCAAATTTGGCCGAGGTTTCACATCAAATTAGAAACTTTGTAATTGGTTTTATTCATTTAACCACTTTAGGAATCATAACGGGGTTTTTGTTTGGAATTTTACTGCAAAATAAAATACTTTCTGTTAATTCTTCAATATTAAAAATAGGAGTGAAGTGCTTTATTTTTGGATATATTTTTACAGAGATTTTATTGTTTTTGCAAGGTTGGTTTTTGTTTTTTGAAGAAGGAACAATCCCTGGATATTTTCAAAGTATTTTGATATTGAGTATTCTTTTGGTTTTGGGATTGGTTTTAATGATGGTATCTGTAATAAATTTTCGTTCCAATAATTCCCGTAAATAA
- a CDS encoding RrF2 family transcriptional regulator — translation MFSKACEYGIRASIFIATKSSKGIRVGIKDVAKEIDSPEPFTAKIMQILTKNGIIHSAKGVGGGFEVSSEAVKSIKLIQIVDAIDGNKIYSGCGIGLKECSEEHPCPIHHEFKKIRGLLLEMLTKTTLEQLASDVKSGDFFLKTLNTND, via the coding sequence ATGTTTTCAAAAGCGTGTGAGTACGGAATTAGAGCTTCTATTTTTATTGCAACCAAATCTTCTAAAGGAATTAGGGTTGGAATAAAAGATGTTGCGAAAGAAATTGATTCTCCAGAACCCTTTACGGCCAAGATCATGCAGATTTTGACCAAAAACGGAATCATTCATTCGGCAAAAGGAGTAGGAGGTGGTTTCGAGGTTTCAAGCGAAGCTGTAAAATCAATAAAATTAATCCAGATTGTGGATGCAATTGACGGAAATAAAATTTACAGTGGTTGTGGGATTGGACTAAAAGAATGTTCTGAAGAGCATCCTTGTCCCATACATCATGAATTTAAAAAAATAAGAGGCCTGCTTTTAGAAATGCTGACTAAAACAACTTTAGAACAGCTGGCATCAGATGTAAAATCAGGCGATTTCTTCCTAAAAACATTAAATACAAACGATTAA
- the azu gene encoding azurin produces MNTKTKISVLILMGFLAVTSCGKKETAPADQTETTEPSTEGEAAPVTSTEENVLVIEGNDQMQFNTNELKAVAGKPIKLTLKHVGKIPKEAMGHNLVILQEGTDQAAFALKANDAKATDYIPESEKASVIAHTKLLGGGEEDTIEFTIDKKGSYPFICSFPGHVAMMKGVLIVE; encoded by the coding sequence ATGAATACAAAAACCAAAATTTCAGTACTAATCTTAATGGGATTTTTAGCAGTTACTTCTTGCGGTAAAAAAGAAACAGCTCCGGCTGATCAGACAGAAACAACTGAACCGTCTACAGAAGGAGAAGCGGCTCCGGTAACATCAACTGAAGAAAATGTATTAGTTATTGAAGGAAATGACCAAATGCAGTTTAATACCAATGAATTGAAAGCCGTTGCCGGAAAACCAATCAAATTGACTTTAAAGCATGTCGGAAAAATTCCAAAAGAAGCGATGGGGCATAATTTAGTGATTCTTCAGGAAGGAACAGACCAAGCTGCCTTTGCCTTAAAAGCAAATGACGCAAAAGCAACTGATTATATTCCTGAATCTGAAAAAGCTTCTGTAATCGCTCACACTAAATTGTTAGGTGGAGGCGAAGAAGATACAATCGAATTTACAATTGATAAAAAAGGTTCTTATCCATTTATCTGCTCTTTCCCTGGTCACGTAGCCATGATGAAAGGTGTACTAATTGTTGAGTAA